A region from the Ptychodera flava strain L36383 chromosome 12, AS_Pfla_20210202, whole genome shotgun sequence genome encodes:
- the LOC139145602 gene encoding C-signal-like: MFVRNVLITGANRGLGLEFVKQLVVLSEPPLNLFATCRTPGTGKAKELQELSVANPRVKVLQLDVTDESSIVRAVEHVKKAVGNDGLNLLINNAGITTKGVTYDSVQASSAMNVLATNTVGPLLTTKAFLPLLRMASSKDTSHGMSCGRAAIINISSTLGSIELEKGGGPFVYNMSKAALNMLTKSMSCDLRKDDIMVVALDPTWTVTDLGGPRAPLSAEKSVEGMLNVMTTLNETHTGQFIDYTGKNLPW; encoded by the exons ATGTTTGTTCGCAACGTACTGATTACTGGGGCAAACCGCGGGCTGGGATTAGAATTCGTTAAGCAGTTGGTAGTGCTTTCAGAACCTCCACTTAATTTGTTTGCGACTTGTAGAACCCCGGGGACAGGAAAGGCAAAG GAATTGCAGGAACTGTCAGTGGCAAACCCAAGAGTTAAAGTATTGCAGCTTG ATGTCACCGATGAATCAAGCATTGTCAGAGCCGTAGAACATGTGAAGAAAGCTGTCGGAAACGATGGGCTTAATCTGCTCATCAACAACGCTGGCATTACGACCAAAGGAGTGACATATGATAGTGTACAGGCATCCAGTGCGATGAACGTCCTTGCCACCAACACTGTCGGCCCACTCCTTACAACCAAG GCATTTTTACCATTGCTCAGGATGGCTTCGTCAAAAGATACCAGTCATGGCATGAGCTGTGGACGTGCTgccatcatcaatatttcgtcTACCCTTGGGTctattgaacttgaaaaaggAGGTGGACCTTTTGTCTACAACATGTCAAAG GCCGCATTGAACATGCTGACAAAGAGCATGAGTTGTGACCTCCGTAAAGACGACATCATGGTAGTCGCTCTGGATCCCACCTGGACAGTGACTGACCTAGGGGGTCCTAGGGCCCCACTAAGTGCTGAGAAAAGTGTTGAGGGAATGCTCAATGTAATGACAACATTGAATGAAACACACACAGGACAGTTCATAGACTATACAGGCAAAAACTTACCCTGGTGA